From one Paenibacillus terrae HPL-003 genomic stretch:
- a CDS encoding GntR family transcriptional regulator — MSTKQENIKQLIEEYIEVNQIEPGERLPSEAELSRLFCVSRATLRGAVRQLETEGKLLVKHGSGTFATCPLPSIPSSLDRLYSIGDMIRSAGLREDEKLESIKRMTVCPPDIAERMRFSENEPMIVLERTRTADGEAVAHSINWMPETLAGSILDGGSFSGSLFQSLELKAGVRIVGAYSELTVPSHDDAHMTRLLKHPQATVLLLKQLHYDELNRQVLYSLDYVRSDIFHFWVRRTR; from the coding sequence GTGTCAACTAAACAAGAAAATATTAAGCAGCTTATAGAGGAATATATAGAGGTCAACCAAATTGAGCCGGGCGAGAGGCTGCCTTCGGAAGCTGAACTTTCCCGATTGTTCTGCGTCTCGCGTGCGACGCTACGGGGAGCCGTCCGCCAGTTGGAAACGGAAGGCAAGCTGCTGGTGAAGCACGGGAGTGGTACGTTCGCTACTTGCCCGCTGCCGAGCATTCCAAGCTCGCTGGACCGCCTGTACAGCATCGGTGACATGATTCGTTCGGCAGGGTTGCGGGAAGACGAGAAGCTGGAATCTATCAAGAGGATGACGGTTTGTCCTCCTGACATTGCCGAACGAATGAGGTTTTCCGAGAATGAGCCCATGATCGTTCTGGAGCGTACTCGCACAGCCGATGGGGAAGCAGTAGCACACTCGATAAATTGGATGCCGGAGACATTAGCAGGTTCGATTTTGGACGGCGGGTCTTTTTCAGGCTCGCTTTTTCAAAGTCTGGAACTTAAAGCCGGGGTACGAATCGTTGGCGCTTATTCAGAGCTTACCGTCCCGAGTCATGACGATGCCCATATGACGCGTCTGTTGAAGCATCCGCAGGCCACGGTGTTACTGCTCAAGCAGCTTCATTATGATGAGCTGAACAGACAGGTGTTGTATTCGCTGGATTATGTCCGCAGCGACATTTTCCATTTTTGGGTGCGTCGTACGCGCTGA
- a CDS encoding ABC transporter permease gives MSSSSKRGMLGLALVIPSFLILLVVVIIPILYAVKESLIDQQGTGYGLANYIRLFTEPAMRKNIIYTINVTLVSTALTLVISYALAVYLRFGKGFVVKWIGRLYFVPMFVPGVIATYAIITMYGNHGWAARLLLPLGIETIPRIIYDYKGLVLANLWFNIPFATMLLSSALASIPNAVVESARDAGASTLQLFGRFILPLSYKTMWVAVTFIFMGIMGSFTAPFLIGANSPQVLGVAMQQVFSSYQETHTASAMAVFMFLLCSFMGYFYIRTMVKDADAS, from the coding sequence ATGAGTTCATCGTCCAAAAGGGGGATGCTGGGGCTTGCCCTGGTCATCCCGTCTTTTCTCATTTTGCTGGTTGTCGTCATTATTCCGATTCTCTATGCCGTAAAGGAAAGTCTGATTGATCAGCAGGGAACGGGCTACGGGCTGGCGAACTATATCCGCCTGTTTACGGAGCCTGCGATGCGAAAAAACATTATATATACGATCAATGTCACGCTGGTCTCGACGGCCCTCACATTAGTCATCAGCTACGCTTTGGCGGTTTATCTGCGATTTGGAAAAGGTTTTGTTGTCAAATGGATCGGCCGATTGTATTTTGTCCCGATGTTTGTTCCCGGCGTAATTGCAACGTATGCGATCATTACGATGTACGGCAATCATGGCTGGGCTGCACGCCTTTTGTTGCCGCTGGGGATTGAAACCATTCCGAGGATTATTTACGACTACAAAGGTTTGGTGCTGGCTAATCTGTGGTTTAACATTCCGTTCGCCACCATGTTGCTAAGCTCGGCCCTGGCCAGCATTCCAAACGCTGTTGTGGAGAGTGCCAGAGACGCGGGAGCCAGCACGCTGCAACTGTTTGGGCGCTTTATTTTACCCCTTTCCTACAAAACGATGTGGGTTGCGGTGACCTTCATCTTTATGGGGATTATGGGCAGCTTCACGGCTCCGTTCCTGATTGGTGCAAACTCGCCACAGGTGCTGGGTGTCGCGATGCAGCAGGTATTCTCCAGCTATCAGGAGACGCATACAGCCAGCGCTATGGCAGTGTTTATGTTTTTGCTGTGTTCTTTTATGGGCTACTTTTATATTCGGACAATGGTGAAGGATGCGGATGCGAGCTAA
- a CDS encoding M23 family metallopeptidase: MEVFKGKHSPDSRNEDSSVEDKPAGAAGKIAMWWNGRRKWLSWTAGGVVIAGSLIFAGNQYVGANTVPYYKVYVKGVEVGNILNEQQLKQLYATKSKQYKDKYPGVDMVLNTSAVTTGIEKAYKVDIDSGATLKKLDGMLTAYAKGVEVKVNGQTVGIVKDKATAQAALKQVQKKYTPAGEGTATGIKGLVRKTSVGSSHASASSKTPKAWLESASIREKIAYEPVKADPNKVLTEAEAVKALTEAREAPVTYTVQEGDSLSSIANKFNMTAWEIKQNNPGARELYLQIGDELKLTAPKAPVTVRTVEKVVEQIAIEPEIEVRQSDELKAGVTKVVRPGQAGLKEMDYRLTKENGEVVQEEWLGQKVLQPSVTEVVLRGTKVVGEGSGQFAWPVSGATMSSSFGARWGRMHEGVDLVGSPDIHASDEGVVTFAGQQNGYGNVIMIDHRNGYQTVYGHLSSIGVHVGQVVQQGESIGVMGNTGRSTGTHLHFEIRKDNTARNPMTYLR; this comes from the coding sequence ATGGAGGTTTTTAAGGGGAAGCATTCACCAGACAGCAGGAATGAAGACTCAAGCGTTGAAGACAAGCCTGCTGGAGCAGCAGGAAAAATAGCAATGTGGTGGAACGGACGGAGAAAATGGTTGAGCTGGACCGCAGGTGGTGTGGTGATTGCAGGCAGTCTTATTTTTGCTGGTAATCAATATGTCGGGGCCAATACGGTCCCTTATTATAAAGTGTATGTAAAGGGCGTCGAGGTCGGAAATATCTTGAATGAGCAGCAGCTAAAGCAGCTGTATGCCACGAAGAGCAAACAGTATAAGGATAAGTATCCCGGTGTGGACATGGTGCTCAATACAAGCGCGGTAACGACAGGCATTGAAAAGGCGTATAAAGTGGATATCGATAGCGGAGCAACACTGAAGAAGCTGGACGGGATGCTGACCGCGTATGCCAAAGGAGTAGAAGTAAAGGTTAACGGCCAGACGGTCGGTATTGTGAAGGATAAAGCGACTGCACAGGCTGCTTTGAAGCAAGTGCAGAAGAAATATACACCTGCGGGTGAGGGCACGGCTACAGGTATCAAGGGACTGGTTCGCAAAACATCCGTGGGCAGTAGTCATGCAAGTGCCAGTAGCAAAACCCCTAAAGCATGGTTGGAGTCTGCCAGTATTCGTGAGAAAATTGCGTATGAGCCTGTAAAAGCGGACCCCAACAAGGTGCTGACGGAGGCAGAAGCGGTTAAAGCACTGACTGAGGCGCGTGAGGCACCTGTAACGTATACGGTACAGGAAGGCGATTCCTTGTCGTCGATTGCGAATAAATTTAATATGACTGCTTGGGAGATTAAGCAGAACAACCCCGGCGCGCGTGAGCTGTATCTGCAAATCGGGGATGAGTTAAAGCTTACCGCTCCCAAGGCTCCAGTTACGGTCCGGACGGTGGAGAAGGTCGTCGAGCAGATTGCCATCGAGCCTGAGATTGAGGTTCGCCAAAGTGACGAACTGAAAGCAGGAGTTACCAAGGTCGTCAGACCTGGACAGGCAGGCTTGAAGGAAATGGATTACCGTCTGACCAAGGAGAACGGGGAGGTTGTGCAAGAGGAATGGCTCGGTCAAAAGGTACTGCAGCCGTCTGTTACCGAGGTGGTTCTGAGAGGAACGAAGGTCGTAGGCGAAGGATCGGGACAGTTCGCTTGGCCGGTATCCGGCGCAACGATGTCGAGCAGCTTTGGCGCACGTTGGGGACGTATGCATGAGGGTGTCGATTTGGTCGGCAGTCCTGACATTCACGCATCGGATGAAGGTGTAGTTACATTTGCAGGTCAGCAGAATGGCTACGGCAATGTCATTATGATCGACCATCGCAACGGCTACCAAACGGTATACGGGCATTTGAGCAGCATTGGCGTTCATGTGGGACAGGTGGTTCAGCAAGGCGAGTCGATCGGAGTTATGGGCAATACGGGACGCTCGACAGGAACACATCTGCATTTTGAAATTCGTAAAGACAATACGGCACGCAATCCAATGACGTATTTAAGATAG
- a CDS encoding MBL fold metallo-hydrolase, producing MGISFTVLSSGSTGNATVVRNEDTTLLIDAGLSAKRIDELLKERDLSGEELDGILVTHEHSDHVKGLGAMARKYNLPVYANEKTWFAISNAVGQIADDNRRILETGATREFESLRVESFGISHDAAEPVGYSFYDGAEKLSVATDLGYVSDKVKQAISDADVLVLESNHDVEMLRMGRYPWNIKRRILSDIGHLSNEMAGAILSELLTGRTKRTYLAHLSRDHNMMELAKLTVRGAMEDRGCFYKDSEFRLCDTYYDRPTPWDKVSEP from the coding sequence ATGGGGATTTCATTTACCGTGCTGTCGAGCGGTTCGACCGGCAACGCCACCGTTGTCCGGAACGAAGACACGACATTACTCATCGACGCAGGTCTCAGCGCGAAGCGTATTGATGAACTGCTGAAGGAACGCGATCTGAGCGGAGAAGAGTTGGATGGTATTTTGGTCACGCATGAGCATTCTGATCATGTTAAAGGACTAGGCGCCATGGCGCGTAAATATAATTTACCTGTGTATGCGAATGAGAAGACGTGGTTTGCCATCAGCAATGCTGTCGGACAGATCGCGGACGATAACCGCAGAATATTGGAGACAGGCGCAACACGCGAATTTGAATCGTTGCGTGTAGAGTCTTTTGGTATATCCCATGATGCGGCTGAGCCAGTGGGCTATAGCTTTTACGATGGCGCAGAGAAGCTCAGCGTAGCCACCGATCTCGGCTATGTCAGCGACAAGGTGAAACAGGCTATTTCAGATGCAGATGTATTGGTACTGGAGTCTAATCATGATGTGGAAATGCTGCGCATGGGGCGTTATCCATGGAACATCAAGCGCCGTATTCTCAGCGATATCGGTCACTTATCCAATGAGATGGCGGGCGCGATTCTTAGCGAGCTGCTGACGGGACGGACGAAGCGAACGTATTTGGCGCATTTGAGCCGCGACCACAATATGATGGAGCTGGCAAAGCTGACGGTCCGCGGGGCGATGGAGGACCGTGGCTGCTTTTACAAGGACAGTGAGTTCCGATTGTGCGATACGTATTATGATCGCCCTACACCGTGGGATAAGGTAAGTGAGCCATAA
- a CDS encoding CehA/McbA family metallohydrolase — translation MLKWIPAELHTHTLHSDGKQTLEELAQSAADLGLECIAMTDHNTQSALVDQERVQQQYGVPIISGMEWTTFYGHMLTLGVDRFIDWRVLGPDDIHEGIRQVHERGGIAGLAHPFRIGSPICTGCFWEYSIQDWHEVDYIEVWSTLMPSIKRDSQRAFAMWTDLLNQGYRITAVSGRDWHVSKPDDALPAVTYLGVHSEAEEQESLAIRAVEAIRLGSVSVTMGPLLTMSAQINDSDKRYGIGECVELAGEDSLSVTVQLDVETRAAHYNLEPQNLRLLLTSGQGVCSETYIPAQSGEYTLSLQNPTGKGWVRAELYGYMEDCVTMIAFTNPMYIT, via the coding sequence ATGCTTAAATGGATTCCGGCTGAGCTTCATACCCATACACTTCACAGCGACGGGAAACAAACGCTGGAGGAGCTTGCTCAAAGCGCAGCGGACCTCGGGCTTGAATGCATCGCTATGACGGATCACAACACCCAGTCGGCACTTGTGGATCAGGAACGGGTTCAGCAGCAGTACGGTGTCCCGATCATTTCAGGAATGGAGTGGACGACCTTTTACGGGCATATGTTGACGCTTGGGGTAGACCGCTTTATTGACTGGCGAGTGCTGGGGCCGGATGACATTCATGAGGGAATCCGGCAGGTGCATGAGCGAGGAGGGATTGCAGGGCTTGCCCATCCGTTTAGAATCGGGAGTCCGATCTGTACGGGGTGCTTTTGGGAGTACAGCATTCAGGACTGGCATGAGGTCGATTATATTGAGGTCTGGTCAACGCTCATGCCGTCTATTAAGCGGGATAGCCAGCGGGCGTTTGCCATGTGGACGGATTTGTTGAATCAGGGGTATCGCATCACGGCGGTAAGCGGTCGGGACTGGCATGTATCTAAACCGGATGATGCACTTCCGGCTGTCACGTATCTGGGTGTTCATAGTGAAGCAGAGGAGCAAGAGAGCTTGGCAATCCGGGCAGTTGAGGCGATCCGCCTCGGTTCGGTGTCGGTTACGATGGGACCGTTACTGACAATGTCGGCACAAATTAATGACAGCGATAAGCGGTATGGTATCGGCGAATGTGTAGAGCTGGCTGGGGAGGATTCACTGTCCGTGACGGTTCAATTGGATGTGGAAACAAGAGCAGCCCATTACAACCTTGAACCTCAGAACCTTCGCCTTCTGCTGACAAGCGGCCAGGGGGTATGCTCCGAAACTTATATCCCTGCTCAATCAGGTGAATATACGCTGTCATTACAAAATCCAACAGGAAAAGGCTGGGTGCGAGCCGAATTATATGGATATATGGAAGATTGCGTCACGATGATTGCCTTTACAAATCCGATGTATATCACTTGA
- the walK gene encoding cell wall metabolism sensor histidine kinase WalK: protein MRWLSFFRTIHAKLIIIYVLLILVAMQLIGVYFVSSMKNSLTSNFTQDLQARAEMLSVLAEQDLNGSDGKMEEDSVESLRARVNNLFDFSGAEIQVLDASGKVLITSQGSHADYVGRKNTQTVVSRALQGIRDNEEYMVDEDNVRKKVVAKPVISQGKIVGAVYIAASMTELYDTMKRINNVFLSGMLIALALTAVLGVVLAHTITHPIKVMTRHATEVAEGKFDQQMPVFGDDEIGRLSVAFNYMTGRLREALSQNEEEKEKLSSILTNMSDGVVATDDNGRVILVNRRASAMLGVNENEMTGRHIAVLLGIDPEETEALYSGSSASTLLQLEPAGQDEPIVIRVTFTPIHRREFGITGTIAVLQDVTEQEEMETTRREFVANVSHELRTPLTTIRSYAEALDDGAMGEPQLAERFVGVIRNETERMIRLVTDLLHLSRLDSNEAPLRMQPADVMEMLDEVADRFSFQMKQKHIRSGMFVEQGIGKAVIDRDQIEQVLDNLMSNALKYTPEGGNIRIEARRNSEGMLSISVQDTGIGIPKKDLDRIFERFYRVDKARSRNMGGTGLGLSIAREIVKAHGGQIFLESEYGQGTCTTFTLPMPSEGREAQ, encoded by the coding sequence ATGAGATGGCTGTCTTTCTTTCGCACTATTCATGCGAAGCTGATCATTATTTATGTGCTGTTGATTTTAGTGGCGATGCAGTTGATCGGGGTCTATTTTGTCAGCTCGATGAAGAACTCTTTGACGAGCAACTTTACACAGGACTTGCAGGCGCGGGCGGAAATGCTGTCTGTGCTGGCAGAGCAGGATCTGAACGGCAGTGACGGTAAAATGGAGGAAGACAGCGTGGAAAGTCTGCGCGCACGCGTGAACAATCTGTTTGATTTTAGCGGCGCAGAAATTCAGGTGTTGGATGCCAGCGGCAAGGTGCTGATTACTTCACAAGGCTCACACGCCGATTATGTTGGACGCAAAAATACGCAGACGGTGGTCAGCCGTGCACTCCAAGGTATCCGTGACAACGAGGAGTACATGGTGGACGAGGATAATGTCCGCAAGAAGGTCGTCGCCAAGCCCGTCATCAGCCAAGGCAAGATTGTTGGCGCAGTGTATATCGCCGCCTCGATGACGGAGCTGTACGATACGATGAAACGCATTAACAATGTGTTTCTTTCAGGCATGCTGATTGCACTGGCGTTGACGGCTGTGCTGGGCGTGGTGCTGGCGCATACGATTACGCACCCGATCAAGGTGATGACGCGTCATGCGACAGAGGTTGCCGAGGGAAAATTCGACCAGCAGATGCCTGTGTTTGGTGATGATGAGATCGGCAGGCTCAGCGTGGCCTTTAACTATATGACAGGCCGCTTGCGTGAGGCGCTGTCGCAAAATGAAGAGGAGAAGGAAAAGCTCTCCTCCATCTTGACCAACATGAGTGACGGAGTGGTCGCTACAGATGACAATGGCCGGGTTATTCTGGTCAACCGCCGAGCCAGCGCGATGCTGGGCGTGAACGAGAACGAAATGACCGGCAGACATATCGCGGTGCTGCTCGGTATCGACCCGGAGGAAACCGAGGCTCTGTACAGCGGTTCTTCGGCTTCCACGCTCTTGCAGCTGGAGCCAGCGGGTCAGGACGAGCCGATCGTCATCCGTGTGACGTTCACGCCGATTCATCGGCGGGAATTTGGCATCACGGGAACGATTGCCGTGCTTCAGGACGTGACGGAGCAGGAGGAAATGGAGACGACACGTCGGGAGTTCGTAGCGAATGTATCGCATGAGCTGCGTACCCCGTTGACGACGATCCGCAGCTACGCGGAAGCGCTGGATGACGGCGCAATGGGTGAACCGCAGCTCGCGGAGCGCTTCGTAGGCGTGATCCGCAACGAGACGGAGCGTATGATCCGGTTAGTCACGGATTTGCTGCATCTGTCGCGGCTGGATTCCAATGAAGCGCCCTTGCGGATGCAGCCTGCGGATGTAATGGAAATGCTGGACGAAGTCGCGGATCGGTTTTCTTTTCAAATGAAGCAAAAGCATATCCGGTCTGGAATGTTCGTGGAGCAGGGGATCGGCAAGGCCGTGATTGACCGGGATCAAATTGAGCAGGTGTTGGACAATCTGATGTCCAATGCTTTGAAATATACACCGGAGGGCGGAAATATTCGGATTGAAGCTCGCCGTAATAGTGAGGGGATGCTGTCTATTTCGGTACAGGATACCGGGATAGGGATTCCCAAAAAGGATTTGGACCGAATTTTTGAACGGTTTTACCGTGTGGACAAGGCCAGATCGCGCAATATGGGCGGTACGGGACTAGGGCTGTCGATTGCCCGGGAAATTGTAAAGGCGCATGGAGGCCAGATTTTTCTGGAGTCAGAATATGGTCAAGGGACCTGCACGACCTTTACGCTCCCCATGCCAAGTGAAGGGAGGGAAGCACAGTGA
- the yycI gene encoding two-component system regulatory protein YycI yields the protein MDWSRAKNVLICTFLLLNAVLGYQLWHDAQEAAGPNLDFTSLDENTQRLMEEKSIQVLAPIPGDTPQLPKLSYTYVHGGEKDERVKLPEPVDSKLVFTHDALVEALQPQIRDIDNYQYDPLDVQEELTSGQADAFVLHPLVQDKWPLFNVKLALFYSNQKITGYRKIQVILQPSDEAKKMLPASKALARLIDSYLPRDAIVKDIRLGYYGQTFNSDSQVAAPVWRFILDNGQGVYYVQMNGDVISPKTEQTEGS from the coding sequence ATGGATTGGAGCCGCGCCAAAAACGTATTGATCTGCACGTTTTTGCTGCTCAATGCGGTACTGGGTTACCAGCTGTGGCATGATGCACAGGAAGCTGCGGGGCCGAATCTGGATTTTACTTCGCTGGATGAAAATACGCAGCGCTTAATGGAAGAGAAGAGCATTCAGGTGTTGGCTCCGATTCCCGGGGATACCCCGCAGTTGCCCAAGCTTTCCTACACGTATGTTCATGGTGGGGAAAAGGATGAGCGTGTGAAGTTACCGGAGCCGGTAGACAGCAAGCTGGTATTCACCCACGATGCGCTGGTTGAGGCATTGCAGCCGCAAATCAGGGACATTGACAACTACCAGTATGATCCGCTGGATGTTCAGGAGGAGCTTACATCCGGACAGGCAGATGCTTTTGTGCTACACCCGCTGGTACAGGACAAATGGCCGCTGTTTAATGTGAAGCTGGCCCTGTTTTACAGCAATCAGAAGATTACCGGGTATCGCAAAATCCAGGTGATTCTCCAGCCCTCAGATGAAGCGAAGAAAATGCTGCCCGCATCCAAGGCGCTGGCAAGGTTGATTGACAGTTATTTGCCGCGTGATGCGATTGTGAAGGATATCCGGCTGGGTTATTACGGACAAACCTTTAACTCGGATAGCCAGGTAGCTGCGCCTGTATGGCGGTTTATACTGGATAACGGGCAAGGCGTGTATTACGTGCAGATGAACGGAGATGTCATTAGTCCAAAGACAGAACAAACAGAAGGGTCTTGA
- a CDS encoding extracellular solute-binding protein, producing the protein MFGKKKMGLILSGVLSLSLLAGCGTGGNAATATGEAKDTKAGAATGTTEISLYTGGSLNVKELWETLIKDFEAKNDHVKVKLVYLPAGTGGASTLDRLIAAKKSGQTDTDIDLYEGSLDDITKGVGEKLWETVDNAKVPNLANVDETYLKQVNNQAIPYRASSVVLAYNSAKVATPPKTADELYTWIRQHPGKFAYNDPSTGGSGSSFVNTVIYNFLPPEAMNSDDPTNMKKWDQGFSLLKELGPSMYQKGVYPKKNQGTLDILASGEVDMVPAWSDMALEQLAKGLLPDTVKLTQIDPAFTGGPSYLMVPSLSSKKEATQEFLNYVLTPEAQTVVINKMYGYPGIKWNLMPSELQEKFNSVSSGYRSFNSGELQQEIYKRWQSEVAGG; encoded by the coding sequence GTGTTTGGGAAAAAGAAGATGGGTCTGATTTTGTCTGGGGTGCTTAGCTTATCGTTGCTGGCTGGATGTGGAACCGGCGGTAATGCCGCTACAGCTACAGGGGAAGCCAAGGATACGAAAGCGGGAGCAGCTACGGGAACGACAGAAATCTCCTTGTACACTGGCGGTTCTTTGAACGTCAAAGAGCTGTGGGAGACGTTAATCAAGGACTTTGAAGCTAAAAATGATCACGTTAAGGTCAAACTGGTATATTTGCCAGCGGGAACCGGAGGCGCATCTACGCTGGATCGTCTGATCGCAGCCAAGAAAAGCGGGCAAACCGATACAGATATCGACCTGTACGAAGGCAGTCTGGATGACATCACCAAAGGGGTAGGCGAAAAACTGTGGGAAACGGTAGACAACGCCAAAGTTCCGAACTTGGCGAATGTCGATGAAACGTATCTCAAGCAAGTCAACAATCAGGCCATTCCATACCGGGCATCTTCGGTTGTCCTCGCCTACAACAGTGCAAAAGTAGCGACACCTCCGAAAACAGCGGATGAGCTGTATACGTGGATTCGCCAGCATCCGGGCAAGTTTGCTTATAACGACCCGTCCACGGGTGGATCAGGCAGCTCGTTTGTGAACACGGTCATCTATAATTTCCTTCCTCCAGAAGCGATGAACAGTGATGATCCGACAAATATGAAGAAATGGGATCAAGGCTTCTCGCTGCTCAAAGAACTGGGTCCTTCGATGTACCAAAAGGGAGTCTATCCGAAAAAGAACCAAGGCACGCTTGATATTTTGGCAAGTGGAGAGGTGGACATGGTTCCGGCTTGGTCCGATATGGCGCTCGAGCAACTGGCTAAGGGTCTGCTTCCAGACACGGTGAAGCTGACACAGATCGACCCTGCTTTTACAGGTGGTCCGTCTTATCTGATGGTTCCTTCGCTTTCCTCCAAAAAAGAAGCAACACAGGAATTCCTGAACTACGTGCTGACGCCGGAAGCGCAAACGGTGGTCATCAACAAAATGTACGGCTATCCGGGGATTAAGTGGAATCTGATGCCAAGTGAATTGCAAGAAAAATTCAACAGTGTATCTTCTGGATACCGCAGCTTTAACAGCGGCGAGCTTCAGCAGGAAATCTACAAACGCTGGCAAAGTGAAGTAGCGGGCGGTTGA
- a CDS encoding YycH family regulatory protein, protein MKERLKSWALILLVASSLIQSYFLIYRLPGSDSVLTSETNYVKTESMGQEKKIEKLVFPDKMLIHQGQNKHTVFYPGVAFYDLIFTRLESRSFNSFQRRSIQSADWARIRSENEGMELTFSGGVPVSLLERVMRLTPDSVFQGETINRIWIYIDEKNAKPHALFFSARGDVVYEANQFDMTMEDIRQHVNFGKNAPLYELVDNQYYIPADNLETVQPVVYAGLFTTEQMQRNLFFDPGITRNIQEKDGSQIYTDSKRSLQIKQEQRWMSYTDPSAPGAGGSSSVRDVLAAVDFVNQHGGWDASYQLKMRSSDENRTNVLFQQYYGSYPVLDTPSFRFGTILLEIQQETASVYDRSLLYLKGGEQSSKKVMLPGGEALKKQLEAVAKGKTIRDLTPVYQPELINDGLKLVPEWRITLGDGSVAEIHAVAVTATTSSTPQTQQSQAVKK, encoded by the coding sequence GTGAAGGAACGTTTGAAGTCATGGGCGCTTATTTTGCTGGTTGCTTCCAGCCTGATACAGAGTTATTTTTTGATTTATCGTCTTCCAGGCAGTGATTCTGTACTTACTTCGGAGACGAACTATGTCAAAACCGAGAGCATGGGACAGGAGAAAAAGATTGAAAAGCTCGTGTTTCCCGATAAAATGCTGATTCACCAAGGGCAAAACAAGCATACCGTTTTTTATCCGGGCGTTGCTTTCTATGATTTGATTTTTACACGGCTGGAAAGCCGGAGCTTTAACAGCTTTCAACGTCGGAGTATCCAGTCGGCAGATTGGGCGCGGATTCGCAGCGAGAATGAGGGCATGGAATTAACGTTTTCAGGCGGTGTCCCGGTTTCATTACTGGAGCGAGTTATGCGTCTGACGCCGGATTCCGTGTTTCAGGGAGAGACGATTAATCGTATCTGGATCTATATAGATGAGAAAAATGCCAAGCCGCACGCCCTCTTTTTCAGTGCCAGAGGCGATGTGGTGTATGAGGCGAATCAGTTTGACATGACGATGGAGGATATCCGGCAGCATGTGAATTTCGGTAAAAATGCCCCGTTGTACGAGCTGGTGGATAATCAGTACTACATTCCGGCAGATAACCTGGAGACGGTGCAGCCCGTGGTGTATGCCGGGTTATTCACGACAGAGCAGATGCAGCGGAATTTATTTTTCGATCCAGGGATTACGCGTAATATTCAGGAGAAGGACGGTTCCCAAATATATACGGACAGCAAGCGCAGTCTGCAAATTAAGCAGGAGCAGCGTTGGATGAGCTATACCGATCCCAGTGCACCGGGGGCGGGCGGAAGCAGCTCGGTGAGGGATGTGCTGGCCGCGGTTGATTTTGTGAATCAGCATGGCGGTTGGGATGCTTCGTATCAGTTGAAAATGAGAAGCAGCGACGAGAACCGTACCAATGTGCTGTTCCAGCAGTATTACGGATCTTATCCGGTGCTGGATACGCCATCCTTCCGGTTTGGCACGATTTTGTTGGAAATCCAGCAGGAAACGGCATCCGTCTATGATCGCTCGCTGTTGTATCTCAAGGGCGGCGAACAATCCTCGAAGAAGGTTATGCTTCCGGGTGGCGAAGCCTTGAAGAAGCAGCTGGAAGCTGTAGCTAAAGGGAAAACGATTAGAGATCTGACCCCTGTATATCAGCCGGAGCTGATCAATGATGGGTTAAAGCTCGTTCCTGAGTGGCGGATTACGTTGGGCGACGGTTCTGTGGCAGAGATTCACGCTGTGGCAGTGACGGCGACAACATCGAGTACACCGCAAACGCAGCAATCTCAGGCGGTGAAGAAGTGA
- the yycF gene encoding response regulator YycF, translating into MQGTILVVDDEQPIADILKFNLEKEGYQVICAFDGISAVDIAVKQQPDLILLDLMLPGMDGMDVCREVRGHQLQTPIIMLTAKDGEIDKVLGLELGADDYVTKPFSTRELLARVKAQMRRQQRGGAGTSESRSQEEKQGLRVADLFFDTDMYTAYKNGTPLDLTHREYELLYYMAKNAGKVMTREHLLQAVWGFEYYGDVRTVDVTIRRLREKIEENPSKPETILTRRGLGYIISGGKGGLRA; encoded by the coding sequence ATGCAGGGAACGATTCTGGTGGTGGATGATGAACAGCCTATCGCTGATATTTTGAAATTTAATTTGGAAAAAGAGGGCTATCAGGTGATTTGCGCCTTCGATGGAATCAGCGCGGTGGATATCGCGGTCAAGCAGCAGCCTGACCTGATTTTGCTGGACCTGATGCTGCCGGGGATGGACGGTATGGATGTGTGCCGTGAGGTGCGCGGGCATCAACTCCAGACGCCGATTATTATGCTGACCGCTAAAGACGGGGAAATCGACAAGGTGCTGGGGTTGGAGCTGGGCGCAGATGATTATGTGACGAAGCCGTTCAGCACACGGGAATTGCTGGCGCGGGTGAAGGCACAGATGCGCAGACAGCAGCGCGGCGGGGCAGGCACGTCGGAAAGCCGCTCGCAGGAAGAGAAGCAGGGGCTGCGCGTGGCGGACCTATTTTTTGATACGGATATGTATACAGCTTACAAAAACGGTACACCGCTCGATCTGACGCACCGGGAGTATGAGCTTCTGTATTATATGGCGAAAAATGCCGGGAAGGTCATGACAAGGGAGCATTTGCTCCAGGCGGTATGGGGCTTCGAATACTACGGGGATGTGCGGACGGTGGATGTGACGATCCGTCGGCTGCGTGAGAAGATTGAGGAAAACCCGAGCAAGCCGGAGACGATCCTGACGCGCCGTGGACTCGGATACATTATTAGCGGGGGCAAAGGTGGCCTGCGGGCATGA